In Bacillus sp. NP247, one DNA window encodes the following:
- a CDS encoding sensor histidine kinase produces the protein MKKSRKVSLQTKIVSLIIALILFVVLLLTGIFVYIQSVDTKHQVEQLALQTAKSLSFMPAIKEAFQNNEHKSTIQSIAEQVREQAGADYVIVEDRYGVMYSHSNSELIGTKSNNPYNYEALTFGGYYTLEGNGASGPALMAKAPIIVQNGDYDQVVGVVTVEFSIKGIESNILSRTKEIILFSLAVLLAGIVGGILLARSIRKDTLGLEPNEIAALYRERSAILLSIKEGIIAIDQNGFITMMNTSAEEMLHVNGDYMQQHILKILPDFNMGRVLENDQEIAFQDKVFILNMTPILENNSTVGVVCSFRDKTELQNLVNTISEVRKYSEDLRAQTHEFTNKLFVLSGLLQLGHYREAIEFIQQESNIHQSQNHILFHQIHDAKVQAILLGKLGTASEKKIDFHIEGDSALHPLPDHIKVSHLITILGNIIDNAFDAVSGQEEKSVSFVVTDIGHDIVFEVIDSGAGIPAEKIATIFQKGFSTKGNDRGYGLANVKEMVDLLEGTIEIQNEKNGGAIFTIYLPKTLREST, from the coding sequence ATGAAAAAATCACGCAAAGTGTCATTACAAACGAAAATAGTAAGCTTAATTATCGCGTTAATTTTATTTGTCGTTCTCCTATTAACGGGAATATTTGTTTACATTCAGTCCGTTGATACGAAGCACCAAGTGGAACAGCTAGCACTGCAAACGGCTAAATCTCTTTCTTTTATGCCAGCTATAAAAGAGGCTTTTCAAAATAACGAGCATAAAAGTACTATTCAATCCATTGCGGAACAAGTTCGCGAGCAAGCTGGTGCGGATTATGTAATTGTGGAAGATCGTTACGGGGTTATGTATTCGCATTCTAATTCGGAGCTAATTGGTACAAAGAGTAACAATCCATATAACTATGAAGCACTCACTTTTGGTGGTTATTATACGCTCGAAGGAAATGGTGCAAGTGGACCAGCTTTAATGGCGAAAGCACCCATTATTGTTCAGAACGGAGACTACGATCAAGTAGTAGGCGTTGTAACAGTAGAGTTTTCAATAAAAGGTATTGAATCTAACATATTGAGTAGAACGAAAGAAATCATACTATTTTCCTTAGCGGTATTATTAGCCGGCATTGTTGGGGGAATTCTTTTAGCACGTAGTATTAGGAAGGATACACTTGGTTTGGAACCGAATGAAATCGCAGCGTTATACCGGGAACGAAGTGCAATACTACTATCTATAAAAGAAGGAATTATCGCTATTGATCAAAACGGTTTTATTACGATGATGAATACGTCGGCAGAAGAAATGCTTCATGTAAATGGTGATTATATGCAGCAGCACATTTTAAAAATTTTACCTGATTTTAATATGGGGAGAGTACTAGAAAACGATCAAGAAATCGCGTTTCAAGATAAAGTGTTTATTTTAAACATGACACCAATACTCGAAAATAACAGTACGGTAGGCGTTGTATGCAGTTTTAGAGATAAAACAGAACTGCAAAATCTTGTTAACACAATATCTGAGGTAAGGAAGTATTCAGAGGATTTACGCGCTCAAACGCATGAATTTACAAATAAGCTTTTCGTCTTATCAGGATTACTTCAGTTAGGGCACTACAGAGAAGCGATTGAATTTATCCAGCAAGAATCTAATATTCATCAAAGTCAAAACCATATTTTATTCCATCAAATTCATGATGCGAAAGTACAAGCTATTTTATTAGGAAAACTCGGAACAGCGTCTGAGAAGAAAATTGATTTTCATATTGAAGGAGATAGTGCGCTTCATCCGTTACCAGACCATATAAAAGTTTCGCACCTTATTACGATACTCGGAAACATAATCGATAATGCGTTTGATGCAGTGAGTGGGCAAGAGGAGAAGAGTGTTTCCTTCGTTGTTACGGATATTGGACACGATATTGTGTTTGAAGTGATAGATAGTGGAGCAGGAATACCAGCAGAAAAAATCGCGACCATTTTTCAAAAAGGATTTTCAACGAAAGGAAATGATCGTGGTTACGGACTAGCAAACGTGAAAGAAATGGTAGATCTACTAGAGGGAACAATTGAAATTCAAAACGAGAAAAATGGGGGAGCTATTTTTACAATTTACCTTCCGAAAACATTGAGAGAAAGTACATAA